The following coding sequences lie in one Jonesia denitrificans DSM 20603 genomic window:
- a CDS encoding BMP family protein, whose product MKKFAQIAAISAAAALALAACGDAPDDATAPDNASADFKGCMVSDFGGFDDNSFNETSYSGLERAGSELGIEIADAESTDAGEYNTNVDAMVQAGCNLIFNVGFNLADATATSAEANPEQHYALIDSGVEPAMDNVKPLLFNTHEAAYLAGYVAAGVTETGTVATFGGMPYPSVTIFMDGFADGVAKYNEDNDADVKVLGWDKAKPDAGSFTETFEEIGKGKEMTEQLIAQGADVIMPVAGPVGEGAMAAAAEHDGVYVVGVDTDAWEKYESYRPLLLTSVLKAMDQAVFDTAQTALNGEFDATPYVGTLENGGVGIADFHDLAAEVPDEVKTKVEELKAAIIDGSLTVESPSAISVN is encoded by the coding sequence GTGAAGAAGTTCGCGCAGATCGCCGCCATCTCAGCGGCGGCAGCACTCGCCCTCGCAGCGTGTGGGGATGCCCCAGACGACGCAACCGCACCCGACAACGCCTCAGCAGACTTCAAAGGCTGCATGGTGTCTGACTTCGGTGGCTTCGATGACAACTCATTCAACGAAACCTCCTACTCCGGCCTCGAACGTGCAGGTAGTGAACTCGGCATCGAGATCGCTGATGCAGAATCCACAGACGCAGGTGAGTACAACACCAACGTTGACGCGATGGTTCAAGCCGGTTGCAACCTCATTTTCAACGTCGGCTTCAACCTCGCTGACGCGACAGCAACCTCAGCAGAAGCAAACCCTGAGCAGCACTATGCATTGATCGACTCCGGTGTTGAACCAGCAATGGACAACGTCAAGCCACTTCTCTTCAACACCCATGAAGCGGCCTACCTTGCTGGTTACGTGGCCGCAGGTGTCACCGAAACCGGTACCGTTGCCACCTTCGGTGGTATGCCTTACCCATCCGTGACAATCTTCATGGACGGATTTGCTGACGGTGTTGCTAAGTACAACGAAGACAACGACGCAGATGTCAAGGTTCTTGGTTGGGACAAGGCAAAGCCAGATGCTGGCTCCTTCACTGAAACCTTCGAAGAAATCGGTAAAGGTAAGGAAATGACTGAGCAACTCATCGCTCAAGGCGCAGATGTCATCATGCCTGTTGCTGGTCCTGTGGGTGAAGGTGCCATGGCAGCAGCGGCAGAGCACGACGGCGTCTACGTCGTTGGTGTGGACACCGACGCGTGGGAGAAGTACGAATCCTACCGTCCGCTCCTGCTCACCTCAGTTCTCAAGGCCATGGACCAGGCTGTCTTCGACACCGCGCAAACTGCGTTGAACGGTGAGTTCGACGCGACCCCATATGTGGGCACCCTCGAAAACGGCGGTGTTGGGATCGCTGACTTCCACGACCTCGCAGCAGAGGTCCCAGACGAGGTCAAAACCAAGGTCGAGGAACTCAAAGCAGCGATCATTGATGGTTCGCTGACCGTTGAGTCACCATCAGCTATTTCGGTGAACTAA
- a CDS encoding ABC transporter ATP-binding protein, with the protein MKLELRGITKVFGTFTANDSIDLVVEPGQVHALLGENGAGKSTLMNVIYGLYDPDGGEILLDDAPVTFAGPGDAMAAGIGMVHQHFMLVPVFTVAENVILGFEPTSMGVISLREARKRVKEISDRFGFNIDPDALVGDLPVGAQQRVEIIKALSHDAKIVILDEPTAVLTPQETDELLSIMRQLKESGTSIVFITHKLREVKAIADKITVIRRGKVVGSADPSASEKELASAMVGRSVSLTVDKKDAEPQGTRLTVKDLSLVTPDGLTLLDHVSFDVQSGEILAIAGVQGNGQTELTETLVGMHPKARGSITLNGDELLGRSIRQVLDAGVGFVPEDRSKDGLIAGFTIEENLILDLHDKAPYSKGLALDKKVIEDNAVKYVEEFDVRTQSAKAFASQLSGGNQQKVVLAREMSRPLQVLIASQPTRGLDVGSIEFVHKRVIAERDGGTAVIIVSTELDEVLGLADRIAVMYEGSIIGIVPKDTSRDVLGLMMAGMKYDDALAKAAQHETELSAVESDGDLSQGGAL; encoded by the coding sequence ATGAAGCTGGAACTACGCGGCATCACCAAGGTGTTCGGAACTTTCACAGCAAATGACAGCATCGATCTTGTTGTCGAACCTGGACAAGTTCACGCTCTCCTTGGCGAAAATGGTGCCGGTAAGAGTACGTTGATGAACGTCATCTATGGGTTGTATGACCCAGACGGTGGCGAGATCCTTCTCGATGACGCACCTGTCACGTTCGCGGGGCCTGGAGATGCCATGGCAGCCGGAATTGGAATGGTGCACCAGCACTTTATGCTGGTGCCCGTTTTCACAGTGGCTGAAAACGTCATCCTCGGGTTTGAACCCACCTCCATGGGCGTCATCTCGTTACGTGAAGCACGGAAGCGAGTCAAGGAGATCTCAGACCGGTTCGGCTTCAATATCGACCCCGATGCTCTTGTTGGTGACTTGCCCGTAGGTGCCCAGCAGCGTGTAGAGATTATTAAAGCCCTCTCCCACGACGCGAAGATCGTCATCCTTGATGAACCCACCGCCGTGCTGACCCCTCAGGAAACCGACGAGCTTCTGTCGATCATGCGCCAGCTGAAGGAGTCGGGAACCTCGATCGTTTTTATCACTCACAAACTTCGTGAAGTGAAAGCGATTGCAGACAAAATCACTGTGATCCGGCGGGGCAAGGTGGTCGGTAGTGCCGACCCGTCTGCCTCAGAAAAGGAACTAGCCTCCGCAATGGTGGGGCGGTCGGTGTCGCTCACTGTGGACAAGAAGGACGCGGAACCCCAAGGCACTCGGTTGACGGTTAAGGACCTATCGCTTGTCACACCAGATGGTCTCACTCTTCTTGACCACGTCTCCTTTGATGTTCAGTCAGGTGAAATCCTCGCGATCGCCGGTGTCCAAGGAAACGGACAAACTGAACTGACTGAAACACTTGTGGGGATGCACCCGAAAGCTCGGGGAAGCATCACGTTGAATGGTGATGAACTCCTTGGCCGTTCGATCCGCCAAGTCCTTGATGCTGGAGTGGGGTTCGTTCCTGAAGACCGCTCAAAGGACGGATTGATCGCGGGATTCACGATCGAGGAGAACCTGATCCTTGACCTCCACGACAAGGCCCCGTATTCCAAAGGGCTCGCACTGGACAAGAAGGTTATCGAAGACAACGCTGTGAAGTACGTTGAAGAATTCGATGTTCGTACGCAATCAGCGAAAGCTTTTGCCTCACAGTTGTCGGGGGGGAACCAGCAAAAGGTTGTTCTTGCTCGCGAAATGTCGCGACCGTTGCAGGTGCTCATTGCGTCTCAGCCCACACGTGGGTTGGATGTTGGTTCCATCGAGTTTGTGCACAAGCGTGTCATTGCTGAACGTGATGGTGGAACCGCGGTCATTATTGTGTCCACCGAACTTGATGAGGTCCTTGGGCTCGCTGACCGAATTGCTGTCATGTATGAAGGCAGCATTATCGGCATCGTTCCTAAAGACACCTCTCGTGACGTGCTGGGTCTGATGATGGCAGGCATGAAGTACGACGACGCGCTGGCAAAAGCTGCGCAGCACGAGACCGAACTGAGTGCCGTTGAATCTGACGGTGATCTTTCCCAAGGAGGCGCATTGTGA
- a CDS encoding ABC transporter permease: MSVESPDTSAQAPKSDPTPINKPHNPPSRWGTVARDIVSSNASVVVFAVIAALLMAAVLVAAANAEVQRTAGYIFARPTDFFTAVWDSVSGAYWSLFRGSIYDPEAPTFLRQIKPITETLTAATPLIFAGLGLGIGFRSGMFNIGAQGQVILGATISAFIGFTFQLPVGLHLLVAVLGGVLGGAVWAGIAGYLKAQFGANEVIVTIMLNSIAGFLMSYLLTTDLFKREGSNNPISQRIDSDAMFPQFLGSEFRLHLGFVLALVVAWGVWWLLERSTLGFKFRAVGLNADAARTAGIKVNRIYLYVMLVAGGLAGLGGVSQTLGTEGVLQEGVAGSIGFDAITVALLGRSRPMGIVGAAILFGALRAGSPLMQTASNTPVDIVQVVQALVVLLIAAPPLVRAIFRLPAPRKEGAA, from the coding sequence GTGAGCGTCGAGAGCCCTGACACATCAGCGCAAGCGCCCAAATCTGATCCGACACCTATAAACAAACCACACAATCCACCATCGCGGTGGGGAACTGTAGCGCGAGACATTGTGTCATCCAACGCCAGTGTGGTTGTGTTCGCGGTGATCGCAGCGTTGCTCATGGCGGCGGTACTGGTTGCTGCTGCGAACGCAGAGGTGCAGCGCACGGCCGGGTACATTTTCGCCCGTCCTACTGATTTCTTCACAGCTGTGTGGGATTCAGTTTCTGGCGCATATTGGTCATTGTTCCGTGGATCGATTTATGATCCGGAAGCACCAACCTTCTTGCGTCAGATCAAACCCATCACTGAGACCCTGACTGCAGCGACACCGCTCATTTTTGCCGGTCTTGGCCTTGGAATTGGTTTCCGTTCTGGCATGTTTAACATTGGTGCCCAAGGTCAGGTGATCCTTGGAGCAACAATCTCCGCGTTCATCGGATTCACCTTCCAACTGCCTGTGGGGCTGCACCTTCTGGTTGCTGTTCTTGGAGGTGTCCTTGGTGGGGCCGTCTGGGCCGGGATCGCCGGTTACCTGAAAGCACAGTTTGGTGCTAATGAAGTGATTGTGACGATCATGTTGAACTCCATTGCCGGGTTCCTCATGTCATACCTACTCACCACCGATCTTTTTAAACGCGAAGGATCGAACAACCCCATTTCTCAGCGGATCGACAGCGATGCGATGTTCCCTCAGTTCTTAGGAAGCGAATTCCGCCTCCACCTTGGGTTCGTCCTGGCGCTCGTTGTGGCTTGGGGTGTGTGGTGGTTGCTCGAACGGTCGACACTGGGGTTCAAGTTCCGCGCAGTGGGTTTGAATGCAGACGCAGCCCGCACTGCCGGTATCAAGGTCAACCGCATCTACCTGTACGTCATGCTCGTTGCTGGCGGGTTGGCAGGCCTGGGTGGTGTGTCACAGACCCTTGGAACAGAAGGTGTTCTGCAGGAAGGTGTTGCAGGATCTATTGGGTTTGACGCAATCACTGTTGCTCTACTCGGTCGGTCCCGCCCGATGGGAATCGTGGGTGCTGCCATTCTGTTTGGCGCGTTGCGTGCAGGGTCCCCGTTGATGCAAACCGCGAGTAACACTCCGGTGGACATCGTCCAGGTTGTGCAAGCTCTCGTTGTGTTACTGATCGCCGCCCCACCGTTGGTCCGCGCGATCTTCCGACTCCCTGCTCCGCGGAAGGAGGGCGCAGCATGA